The segment CTTCTATCTCTACGTGATTCTCGACATCTTCAGCCGCTACGTCGTCGGGTGGATGCTCGCGCCCCACGAGAGTGCCGCCTTGGCCGAACGCCTGATCAAGGAGACGTGCGCGAAGCACGGCATCGTCCCGGGGCAACTGACTCTCCATGCCGACCGCGGCGCCTCCATGCGCAGCAAGCCCGTGGCGTTGCTTCTCGCCGACCTCGGCGTGACGAAAACGCACAGTCGACCCCACGTCTCCAACGACAATCCATTTTCGGAAGCGCAATGCAAAACGCTGAAATATTGTCCGCCGTTTCCGGAGCGCTTCGGATCGATCGAGGATGGTCGCGCGTTCGCGCAAATGTTCTTCCGGTGGTACAACGAGGCGCACTGCCACAGCGGTCTCGGCTGGCTCACGCCCGCCGTCGTCCACTTCGATCACGCCACCCGCGTGCGCGACCAGCGCCGGGCGGTGCTCACGGCCGCGTATGCCCAACACCCTGAGCGGTTCGTGAACGGACCGCCACAGCCCGCGGATCTGCCGACCGCCGTCTGGATCAACCCACCCGTCAACAAACCGACGCGCGAGGATGCCCCAGTTATGCGGCGCACCGCATAACTGGGGTAATGCAGAGCGGCTCATAATGCGGAGTGGGACGTGCCCGTCTCGGCGCGAGCAGGCATTTGGGGAGCCGCGGCTTTGCATAACGATGCCTGCTTGAGCAAGGCGACGAGCTTGTCGGGCGGCCGGAAGGAACCTCTCCTGAAGGTCAGGGGAGTGACGGCGCTGATGGCCTCGAGTTTCATGGTCGGATCCGCCCTGGTGTAGATCTCTGTGGTCGTGACGCTGGCGTGACCGAGCCACAACGAGACCTTTCGAATGTCATGCGTGGCCTGCAGCGTGATGACTGACCAGTCGTTCCTCC is part of the Luteitalea sp. genome and harbors:
- a CDS encoding IS3 family transposase, producing the protein MTAVEQVATSIGTAPACRVLGLPRASVYRGRRPAAVARPRPAPPRALDRVERQEVLDLLHTRFVDQAPAQVHATLLDEGTYLCSPRTMYRILDASHEIKERRDQVRRPQYAAPELLATRPNEVWSWDITKLLGPAKWTYFYLYVILDIFSRYVVGWMLAPHESAALAERLIKETCAKHGIVPGQLTLHADRGASMRSKPVALLLADLGVTKTHSRPHVSNDNPFSEAQCKTLKYCPPFPERFGSIEDGRAFAQMFFRWYNEAHCHSGLGWLTPAVVHFDHATRVRDQRRAVLTAAYAQHPERFVNGPPQPADLPTAVWINPPVNKPTREDAPVMRRTA